The Gossypium hirsutum isolate 1008001.06 chromosome D06, Gossypium_hirsutum_v2.1, whole genome shotgun sequence genome contains the following window.
ttttaaatcaacttaGATCTAATGGATGTTATTCTAGTCATCGATAATATTGATTCATCATGTTGACTGTTGAATTATTGTTTGGAGTTTATTAATAAACATTTTTGAATAGTTAAACgggttaaataaaattttttaaatattttaataattattttgtaattttttaaagttatcatTAAAAACTACCCCCAAAAACTCGGATCCAACCTTTTACGTCGAACTCACGATTCGAAAGCAAACCCGAGTTCAACACATTCTGGAAATGTCGAACTCACTCCCCGACCTCCATAGCCATCTCTCTCAGTAAGCTCTCTTTTCTCCTCGCTTtgctttctttttctcatttaattTAGACATTTCCGTTACTGTTTGTCAGATTAAGGAAGCCAATCCTCGACTCGCTCTCGAAAACGCCATATACTCCTCAAGAAACCTCAACAATCTCCGTAAAATCAACGCTCGAATCTCTTCTCTCAATTGAATCACCAGTCAAAGACTTCGCCTTAGCTTGCGCATTACTCTCCTCTTCTCGCTGTTCCACTCACGAGCTTCTCACATGGATCCCCAGCCAACTTTCGACCGCCGCGGAAATCGCCTTTTCCGACCTTTCGCAAGCTTACAACGACGCCCTTCTTGGCCATGAGAAGAGAAATTTGGCGGGGGAATTAATGCCGGAAATCTTACCAGTTTTGAAGGACAAGATTAAGGAGAGCTCGATTGACAAGAGTGATGAAACCGACGAATTTTCCGCAGCGTCGGCTAGGACTCCCGTAGGTTTCGCCATTTTGGCTGCTTATCAATTTAGATGGTTTGTTTCTCAGGTATTtaacaaattataaatttaatgttcTCAGATTCacatatttctttctttctttttttttttaaattttttaattttaacgtTTATCTGTGTACCCTTTTTTTGTAGATTGAATATCCAGATttgggtaaaatgataattttggttGTTCCTTGTGCGTTAACTTGTCTCGACCACTGGTCGCCGGAGGTGAAAGTAAGCGACTTCGTAGTTTTAATTTTGTGATATATAAATTTAAGTGATATAAACTCTTGAAATTATTTTGGCATGGATTATGTTCAGGGGCAGGGGATGATTAGCTTTATACATGTAGCAAAAAATGTGAAAGCAGTGGAGCTTGATTCGTATGGAGATGTGATTCTTGATGCTTGCTGCCAGAACATTGCTTCTGATGATGAGATATGGCAATATGTTGTGGAGATGTCAGTGCTACTCGTTACTTGTATTCAAAGAGACAATCCCCGTAGTTTGTGGTATACGTGCCTTCTTTGTCTCTTTAGCATCTTGATCGTATTTATTAACCAAGTTCAGTATGCTCTTATTACTCAAGTTAATTCCTGTAGCTTGTGTATAGTTATTTTCGTTGTCTCTTTAGCATTTTGATCGTGTTTCTTTGTCTATTAAGTGTCTTGATTGTGCTTGTTAACTAAGTTTAGCATGCTCATATGAAGCAAAATAATCAGTGGCTTGTGGTATATACTTGTTTTCTTCGTCACTTAAGCTTCTTGATTGTGTTTGTTAACTAAGTTTAGTATGTTCTGATGATGCTTAATCATCCTTGTAGCTTGCAGTATAATTGTTTTCTTTGTCTCTTTTATCATTTTGGTTGTGTTtgttaacaaaattttatttgcTCTTATGACACAACATAATCTCCATAACTCGTGGAATACTtgttttttttccctcttttaattatattagttGGTTGATTTTAGTATGCTCTTATGATACGAGATCATCTCCATATCACGTGGTATACTTGTTTCCTTTTTATCCTCAGCATCTTGATTGTTTTCATTGAATAAGTTCAGCAAGCTCTTAATATGTTACTATTTCTCTTCACATAATTTTATAGGCAGGGGAAATTTTGTGCATGATAATGATGGAATGAATAATTGTGGACTCAAATGTCTTAATCGGGGTACTATGATGAAAATGTTTATGTTGTGTCAACCGACCAATTGGGTTGCAAGAAGGGGCTTTAGGGTCTGGGAATGAGGCTATATGCTTGGTCTTTGTCATGAAGTTCTTCTGCTTTTCACTTCAGAAGATTGATTGCTGGTTTTGATCAATTTCTGATCTTTTTCTTGTAATGTTAATTTAGCATCATTCTGCTCCTTTTGATTGTTGTTTCTTGATACTTGTAGCTGGCTTTTCTTCACTCACATCTCATATATGCTTCATAGTTTAGTTGCAGTTGTACTGGACTTAGTGTTGGctagttttaatttttcatttgccTTTTACATAGGTTTGAGAAGATGCTGAATGAGATGTTGAGCCATTTGGAGCGGCAGCCAAGGAATAAGGAGCGACGTATTGCTTGGCTTAAACTTATTGAGCCAATCTTCAATTCTATTGGCCTTCTAATATTAGCCCATATTAGGCGTATTTTCCCACTATTCTTTCAGTGGATGCATGTTGATGACGATGAAACAATTTTACTGGTAAGATTATTGCACATTCTTGCTCCTGCTTCAAATTAATATGTAATTAGCAGGTGCTGGCATCTTAGGGAAGTTACGGGAATGAACTGGGAAGGAATCTATCTTTTATACTCTTAATGTTCTGCAGGTTCTCAAACGAGTTCAAACAGTTGTCCGGTTAACATGGTTACGGCATACACCATACGTTGAAAGGTAAACTAAGTACCTATACCTCAGGTTTACACTTGATTTACACTTGGGTTGTTTTACTGTTCAATGGAACAAAATATtggtttttttctaaaaataatttttaatggcATATTAAGAAGCTTGTAATAACACGGTGCTTAATGATGATTcagatgataaaagaaaaagtaaataaaatggaTATTTTCTTAATGCTGTCTTATTTTAGGAATTTCAATCATTTGAAACTTTTTTTGTGACTTGATAAAAGTCGTATAGGCTCGTTTTGATcttttgtttgaaattgtttctATCAAAACCCTGTTATTGTCCTCTTCCTTCAAAATACGTTCGTTGTGAACTCCAGTTCGACGAGGATTCTATAAATTCACCAGTTAAAAACTGTGTATTATTCTATTGACGCTACTTCCTGGCTTCTTTCTCAATGGTTTTCAACCTTGTTTGCATCCCCATTTTTCAGATTGCTAGATGAACTTGTGGTATTATTCAAAGAAGCAGCACTGAGAAAGGCTCGTGAAACAATTCGAACTGATATTCGTAATCTACTAATCATGCTTCAGCAGTAAGTCACAGTCAAAATATGATGAGCATTTTCTAAACCATCTGCTTTCCCTGGCCCTAATCCTTGTTTTGTTCCTTGTAATTGCAGATGCAAAGGTCTACAGTTTGAAAAAGCCTGGAACAAGCACCAGGATGATCCCAACTTGACCTCCCTGGCTTGTAATCTATCAGCAAGCAGAGAATAGACCCGATGTCAAGCCTAAAGAGGGAAGTGAACTTAAAAGGTAGAGGAGACAAAATCAAAGGCAGAGATGATTGAAATCGATgattaaactgagccataaagtTGGAGATGATGTGGGATCCAGGTCAAGCCAAAAGAGGTAATAGAAATTGATGAAACTAAATCTCAAAGAAGCGAAGACACAGACTTGTACAtaaccttttttgtgtaaatctCTGGAGTCTGGTCGGTGTTTAAGATTTAGGATGTGAAGATGTTATAGGAAATGGTAGGTTTAATGATATCATGCTTAGTGATAACATGCATACATGTAACCTTTGATAtgagcaagaaaaaaaaaacaccaccATAGCTTTTATTACTTTGTGAACGTAAAGGATTAACAAATTATGGATTCTTATCATCCTCATTGCATGACCATCGTTATGACATGAATACTTTTCTGAAAAGAAATGACATTCTCACATTGCATGGCCATCATACTTGTAGGAAGCGGTAGGGTTAATAATGCAGATTGTGGATACTCATCATACTCGCATTGCATGACAGTCATACATCCATAATTCCATACGTACAAAGACTATTTAACACGATAAACAATAGAATGGTAAATTTTACGagttttcttttccattaattaatgaaatatgggAAATCTAAACAATGTATAAAGACCAATTCTACAACCTTTTTTTCTCCTGAAAGAATGAACATAAAATGGTATTTCCTCTAATTTTTGACTAAAATCCCGCAGCTGTTGCCGATACAAAAGAAAAAGCAGCTTCCCAGGTTTCCATGGGAAAATTATAGGAATCTATGGCGCAAAATCCGCAGCATACAAATCCGCAGCATTGTATGCTACCGAAACTTTGCCTCTTTGAACATTGTTGATATCCTTGCACTAAAATATATCACAATCACAACCAATACCGTAATCCCAGGATGATGTCTCATTTGCTTCGTTTCTTGGCTTCACTGTAGAGTATAACCCCGAAGACCGTGAGGGTATAACCGAGCATCCCAGTAACGGAAACTggatttctaaaaattaaaatcgaAACCACAACAGCTACAGCTCCTTTTGCGTTTCCTAGAACCTGCAAGAACAAATGTCACAGTATTTGATGTCTCTTGCATTTACTAGGAACTGTGTTTGTTATATGAACAACTGAAAGACGACGGGTGATAAGTGTACTTGTGTTAATTCGATTTCGTAAAAAAGAAACCATTGTAGTAACAATGATGCTAATAAACAACTAAAAGATGCATGCTATCATAATCATCACAGTTTGAAGCATTAAAGACCTCTAAATCACCATCTTGTTCGAAAGATCAAACAagtgtacttaattttaatttaactccATATCAGATAAAAGATTTAAAGAATCCATCcttatttttcaaagaaaagaTGCGAAAGAAATGTAGTTAAACTCCTAAAAAGCCGACGCATGCCATACCTGCAAAGTTAGGGCGCTGGTGTGTTTCGTGACCAAAAAGTTGGTCAAATTCACAAAGTATGCTAATGCTGAATTGAATAGTAGATACCATATGATCTTGACATCATCTCGGGCAAGGGCAAGGGTTATACCCACCACATTTTCCTCCATAATGAGTGTTGCCGGAAGTAGAAATACGACAGCTATCGGAGCCATGTAAAGGAGGAGGTTCATGGAATTCAGCTTCtctctaaaaaaaatagaattacaAGAAATTTTCAGTGACAATTCCCAGTCTCTGAACATTATGCCATCAACCATAAATGTCAATGCCAAGGCATAAATATTCCTCACCCTTCGGATGAAAGCAAAATTCCTTGTAAAACTGACTTGAGAGCTCGTGCAGCCGTAGCTGAAATGCACATGATAAACCCAAATAGATGGAAACTCGGTTCACCCTATATGCAAcaataatgaaaaataagaatCCAAAGCAGATTAAGCAAATGAAATACAACGTGATTAATGCAGAACACGATTTAAATCTATAAAACGTAAAATGGAAGAAATTTGAAGGGTTTTTTCAAATCAAGTAGAGGGGAAAATTCCAGCTATGTTGCTtcgatttttcattttcttttcaagtaTCGGCGTCCAACACCTGTATTGAACAGGTATCCAAACATGGTACGAGGATAGGATCCTCTAACAACCtccaaatacttaaaaaaaaagaattcacgTGTTGTACATACACCCATATCCAATAGTTAGACCTGAGTCCGAGTATCATTGAATTTCAGACTACACACCAAAACATACAATATGTGAAATGCATGGGAAAATGAGGAAATAGAAAGTATATACACTAACCATTGATGAACCATAAACAACCAAGGTTTTCATATCAGAGTTAAAGACTTAATCATCCATTCGAAACCAACAAAAGATGAAATACAATCCACGAACAATCATCATTGTTATCGACAAAACATCCAAATTATGCTAAAAAGTTGGGCATTTCCACAAGTTCCAATAGCAAAAAGAATCCAATTGTGAACAAAACAAGCTACCATTTACAAAGTTATCAGACAAACCAATATAAATTTCTACATGGTAAAACAGGCCCAATTTCCAATCAAATCTTCAATCAATCACATCAAACCAACAAAATAAAGCCAACCCATTCCACAAAGAAGCTAAAAATttgcttaaaaaaaaaaagagagagtaaaatACATACCCCACTGGCAATGATAACCCCAGTAACAACAGGGACTAGAGTAATATAAGTAAGCCAACCTTCCCTCTTCAATGTCATCAAGTAAGCGAAAACCGCAGTGAAAAACGGTGTCGTAGCACCGACAGCCTGATTGAAACTAACCGGCAAATACCTCAAAGAAATATTCCCAAACACCACCGACACGCAAAAGACTAAACTCAAAGTCGTGATCTTGAAAAACTGAACCCTAGATCGAATGGTCTGCATTGGAACCATCTTCATCCATGCAATTGCGATGTAGCTTAACAAAGAACAAGCTGTCATGTGACACATGGTTAAGAAGATTGGGTATTTGAAACCGTAATTGCTTAGTAAATACTTGTTTAACAACAAGACACCTATGTTGGAAGAGTACCAGGCTGATACTAGCCCGATCGTGAACATTTTCGATTGGTTTTTCATGGTTTCTTTTTGGGTTTTGAGGATCTGGGTGTCTTAATTTAGATGAAGAAAAAATGGGTTTTTAATAGAAAAGGAAATTGGGATTATATGAAGATGGATCTGGGTGGAGCTTGGGAAATTATGGGTGTTTTTGGTGTGAAAAATGGGTTCTTTTGAGATGATTTGATGGAACTAGCTCCCATGGATCTGATTCAAGTTTCTCATTACAATATCAATGAAACCCAGagagaagaaaaattaaaagttcaactaaaaaaaaaaagtacagaaAAAGTAAAGCTTTAATGTTATGAAAATAGCTATGGATTGGCTGCCTCTCTGCAAAATTCTCTGAGAAAACGAAGAGAGATTAATAAAAGGATTATACAAGAGAGGAAGTAAACGCGTttgtgttattatttattttattttattttattttattttacacacacatatatatattattgctTATTGATTGAATCAATGCAGGTAAGttacttttgtttttgttttcatttgtttgggTTTGCTAGAAAGGTCAAAGTGGTAGTGGGGAATGGATGGTAGAAGTAGACTTGGAATAAGTTTGAAATTTTCTAGAGGgactgaattttaaaaaataaaaaaaaccggCAAATGTTAATGTGATCTCCATGAAAAAAAATGGACTTGCTTGATTAATCCATAAATTAATTGCAACATGCATGCCTTTACttataatgtatttattatgttttacttCTGttgatattattgttattataaatattgtataaaaaggaaggataaatatcaaaaatatatatatatgatttttagtttaatgtgtaatttgatacatgaactttgatttagtATAATTATACACCTAAAACTTAAATCGTGAttcatatgtatacataaaactttaattttgattcagttatacacatttaaagaaatgaatacatacatttattttcatattggatttaatataattgtttgtgtatataatacatcaacataaaatagtgctaatttgataatgttgttagtaatttataaaaattgaatcaaatcaaaattttgtgtagaaaattgcacaaaatcaaagttcatgtataactttgatatttatcccccaaaaaataaagatgatatgGGTTCAAACGTGCTTAAaggaatattattttttaatatacaaGAGAGGAGGTATTATGACTAATTTAAGCACCGTATAAAAAAGTATTTATTAGGGTTAATGAGCTCTTGGCATTCTTGATTAAGATAGAAGTATTGGGTTTTTGAGTACTCATATTTGAGTTTCATAATGCTCA
Protein-coding sequences here:
- the LOC107900451 gene encoding uncharacterized protein At2g39910 — its product is MSNSLPDLHSHLSQLRKPILDSLSKTPYTPQETSTISVKSTLESLLSIESPVKDFALACALLSSSRCSTHELLTWIPSQLSTAAEIAFSDLSQAYNDALLGHEKRNLAGELMPEILPVLKDKIKESSIDKSDETDEFSAASARTPVGFAILAAYQFRWFVSQIEYPDLGKMIILVVPCALTCLDHWSPEVKGQGMISFIHVAKNVKAVELDSYGDVILDACCQNIASDDEIWQYVVEMSVLLVTCIQRDNPRSLWFEKMLNEMLSHLERQPRNKERRIAWLKLIEPIFNSIGLLILAHIRRIFPLFFQWMHVDDDETILLVLKRVQTVVRLTWLRHTPYVERLLDELVVLFKEAALRKARETIRTDIRNLLIMLQQCKGLQFEKAWNKHQDDPNLTSLACNLSASRE
- the LOC107900452 gene encoding probable sugar phosphate/phosphate translocator At3g11320 yields the protein MKNQSKMFTIGLVSAWYSSNIGVLLLNKYLLSNYGFKYPIFLTMCHMTACSLLSYIAIAWMKMVPMQTIRSRVQFFKITTLSLVFCVSVVFGNISLRYLPVSFNQAVGATTPFFTAVFAYLMTLKREGWLTYITLVPVVTGVIIASGGEPSFHLFGFIMCISATAARALKSVLQGILLSSEGEKLNSMNLLLYMAPIAVVFLLPATLIMEENVVGITLALARDDVKIIWYLLFNSALAYFVNLTNFLVTKHTSALTLQVLGNAKGAVAVVVSILIFRNPVSVTGMLGYTLTVFGVILYSEAKKRSK